In Clostridium ljungdahlii DSM 13528, the genomic window TGTTTTAGGCTCGTTTTTTATAGTTGGTGCTGTTGAAGTTTGTTTTTTTGTATTTTCACTATTTACAGAAGTAGATTTTGCTGGAGTTGAAGCTGAGTCAGTGGAAGTTGAGCTAGTTTCTGCAGTGTTTGTAGTAGTATTTGTTGTAGTAGTGGTAGTTGGTGACGGTGAAGTTTGTTCTTTACTTTTTTGTGCAGTTTTATTATTTTTTGAATCCTTCTTTGTCTGGCCTTTATTTTCTTTTGTTGCTTTACCCACGTTTATTTTAGAAGTTTCTTTTTTAGCTTCAACAGCTTTTGCAAGATTTTGTTTTTCTGTATCTAATGCTAGTTTTTTCTGCTGCAGCAAATCTTCTGCAGCTTTAATTGCAGCTTCATCTCCTGATTGTTTTGCTGTCTCAAGAGCTGCTTTGGCTTCATTATATTGTTTTTTAGCATCATTGTAAACTTGACGTTCTTTTTTTACAGCTATTAAGGCATTTCTTTTTGCTGTTTGCATTTCTATAACTTTTGCCACTGTAGCTTTTGCTTTATCTGGAAGTTTATCTTGA contains:
- a CDS encoding DUF5667 domain-containing protein, producing MKKVMILVTSIVVTMSLGSSVFAYDAATLTGQAGITPDSILYSADKAVDNLKVTLSSSEEDKANTLSEIAEERLGESEVMTSEDKQDLANTALTDYENTMNEAQTKIEDAVDKTQTSGDEDKLKDVENIESKIIDKQKNSLAVLSKLQDKLPDKAKATVAKVIEMQTAKRNALIAVKKERQVYNDAKKQYNEAKAALETAKQSGDEAAIKAAEDLLQQKKLALDTEKQNLAKAVEAKKETSKINVGKATKENKGQTKKDSKNNKTAQKSKEQTSPSPTTTTTTNTTTNTAETSSTSTDSASTPAKSTSVNSENTKKQTSTAPTIKNEPKTEVTNSNKENKKDEVKSNNGNGEKKEKSQH